Proteins from one Nyctibius grandis isolate bNycGra1 chromosome 2, bNycGra1.pri, whole genome shotgun sequence genomic window:
- the ANGPTL5 gene encoding angiopoietin-related protein 5: MNCFRVTSLICLNLFLFSLGETVKNNVKPCSSKGTRNVGAVEEPLKAEEKNKSADISKQKEQCLVPCDVQAKILRGEKHYMCRNLQNSLVEYARSTKKMVRNMMDDQQSSLDYLSNQVNELMNRLLLLNAEVLRKHLDPLPYKAVQSHGLDCTDIKDTVGSVSKTPTGLYIIHPEGSNYPFEVLCDMDFQGGGWTVVQKRTDGIIPFQRTWSEYLDGFGDLSGEFWLGLRKIFHIVNQKATSFRLYVDLESENDKHAYASYDGFWIGDEACSFKIHLGRYSGNAGDAFRGYRKEDNQNSMPFSTYDVDNDGCRPMCTIKEQPVKSCSNFSDNTGWWFNQCGLANLNGVHRYTGRFLATGIHWDTWTMNNKPVKIKSVSMKIRRTYHPYFR, translated from the exons ATGAACTGCTTTAGGGTAACTTCACTGATCTgtcttaatctttttttgttcagtttagGAGAGACTGTCAAAAATAATGTCAAGCCTTGTTCATCTAAG GGCACAAGGAATGTTGGAGCTGTGGAGGAACCACtcaaggcagaagagaaaaataaatctgcagatatttcaaaacaaaaagaacagtgCCTTGTACCATGTGATGTTCAAGCTAAAATTTTACGAGGGGAAAAACATTACATGTGCA gaaatttgcAGAACTCTCTTGTTGAATATGCaagaagtacaaaaaaaatggtaagaaaCATGATGGATGATCAACAGTCTTCTTTGGATTACCTCTCTAATCAG GTAAACGAACTCATGAACAGACTACTTCTTTTGAATGCAGAAGTTTTGAGAAAGCATTTGGATCCACTGCCTTACAAAGCAGTTCAATCTCATG GGTTGGATTGCACTGATATTAAAGACACCGTTGGTTCAGTTTCAAAAACTCCAACTGGTCTGTACATTATCCATCCGGAAGGATCAAATTATCCTTTTGAG GTTTTGTGTGACATGGATTTTCAAGGAGGTGGATGGACTGTGGTTCAGAAGAGAACTGATGGAATCATTCCATTTCAGAGAACATGGTCTGAATATCTGGATGGATTTGGTGACCTTTCTg GGGAATTTTGGCTTGGACTGAGGAAGATTTTTCACATCGTAAATCAAAAAGCTACTAGTTTCAGGCTTTATGTGGATTTGGAATCAGAAAATGACAAGCATGCCTACGCATCATATGATGGATTTTGGATAGGGGATGAAGCATGTTCTTTTAAGATCCATTTGGGGCGTTATTCAGGAAATGCTG GTGATGCATTTAGAGGATATAGAAAAGAAGATAACCAGAATTCAATGCCTTTCAGCACATATGATGTTGATAATGATGGATGCAGGCCAATGTGCACTATTAAAGAACAGCCTGTAAAGAGCTGCAGTAACTTCAGTGATAACACTGGGTGGTGGTTCAATCAGTGCGGCCTTGCAAATCTTAATGGTGTTCATCGCTACACAGGTAGATTTCTTGCAACTGGAATTCACTGGGATACATGGACAATGAACAATAAACCAGTCAAAATTAAATCAGTTTCAATGAAAATTCGAAGAACCTATCATCCATATTTCCGTTAA